The following proteins are encoded in a genomic region of Natrarchaeobius halalkaliphilus:
- the mptA gene encoding GTP cyclohydrolase MptA — protein MSHQLPDVQASSPDVTVGLSQVGVTGVEKLVKIAREGKRPLVFTAEFEVFVDLPAWRKGADMSRNMEVIDEILEDATREEAYHVEEVCGDAAERLLGKHEYTSKATVSMEAEFMRREETPATDRETQHTVDIVASATATDEGTREEIGATVTGMTVCPCSQGMSAARAKATLEDLDVDDETITQFLEEVPQPGHSQRGHATLTVESGGDPDVDLNDVIDIARDAMSARIYNLAKRPDEDHMTFEAHSDAKFVEDCVRSMAEGVVSQFGHLPDDAVVTMKQSNDESIHQHNAHAERVVEMATLREEIDGTHRPQ, from the coding sequence ATGAGTCATCAGCTCCCGGACGTACAGGCGTCGTCTCCCGACGTCACGGTTGGTCTGAGTCAGGTCGGCGTCACCGGCGTCGAGAAACTCGTCAAGATCGCCCGCGAAGGGAAGCGCCCGCTCGTGTTCACCGCCGAGTTCGAGGTGTTCGTCGACCTTCCCGCCTGGCGCAAGGGCGCGGACATGAGCCGAAACATGGAGGTCATCGACGAAATACTCGAGGATGCGACCCGCGAGGAGGCCTATCACGTCGAAGAGGTCTGTGGTGACGCCGCCGAGCGGCTCCTCGGAAAACACGAGTACACCTCCAAGGCGACCGTCTCGATGGAAGCCGAGTTCATGCGCCGCGAGGAGACGCCCGCGACCGACCGCGAGACCCAACACACCGTCGACATCGTCGCGTCCGCGACCGCGACCGACGAGGGGACCCGCGAAGAGATCGGTGCGACGGTCACGGGAATGACGGTCTGCCCGTGTTCACAGGGGATGTCGGCTGCCCGAGCGAAAGCGACGCTCGAGGATCTGGACGTCGACGACGAAACGATCACGCAGTTCCTAGAGGAGGTCCCACAGCCGGGTCACTCCCAGCGAGGCCACGCGACGCTGACGGTCGAATCCGGCGGCGATCCGGACGTCGACCTCAACGACGTCATCGATATCGCCCGCGACGCGATGAGCGCGCGGATCTACAACCTCGCAAAGCGCCCCGACGAAGATCACATGACTTTCGAGGCACATTCTGACGCCAAGTTCGTCGAGGACTGCGTTCGTTCGATGGCCGAAGGGGTCGTCTCCCAGTTCGGTCACCTCCCCGACGACGCCGTGGTCACGATGAAACAGTCGAACGACGAATCGATCCACCAGCACAACGCACACGCCGAACGAGTCGTCGAGATGGCGACGCTTCGCGAAGAAATCGACGGAACTCACCGTCCCCAGTAA
- a CDS encoding DUF255 domain-containing protein, with amino-acid sequence MKSDDEAHVEWREWGNRAFDEATEADVPILLSMTATWCDHCHEMDEETYAEPRIAANVNDSFVPVRVDVDRRPRVRDRYNMGGFPSTVFLAPNGQVLTGAGYLGPEGMRQVLDSVRTMWQTNGADGGRVPRPLREDNPPAGELTTDVEAAMLGQLTETYDDTAGGWGEGPKFPLPDALEFSLKRDREMALRSFDAVGANLLDEYDGGFYRFGTERDWSGLQYEKLLDANGALVRAFANAYLHTGDDGYRRPAERTIEYLTTTLWNGEVDAFASSQAPGSDAAHGLDATERSSAPEPPIDERVFSGPNALAIDGLCTYVAYTDDERARRYAERALETLRTEMIDDGVVAHVHDGHDSQPETGPAGLLANQARVVSALTTAGSVLETNALEDAVAVADATIERLRDGDSFVDASPEPVGLLDRTLRPLDSNVVFADALIDLSVQTGDDRYRAVARETLEDFAGASDRFGVQVARYATAVSRLLEGPLVVLVGDEIGSDLHRGALRLADHEKIVVPEATDELDPGTARIERGDVHSETAETPSQLSHRLGAILEGIEG; translated from the coding sequence ATGAAGAGTGACGACGAAGCGCACGTCGAGTGGCGTGAGTGGGGAAATCGCGCCTTCGATGAGGCCACGGAGGCGGACGTTCCGATCTTGCTCTCGATGACGGCGACGTGGTGTGATCATTGTCACGAGATGGACGAAGAGACGTACGCAGAGCCACGGATCGCGGCGAACGTCAACGACAGCTTCGTCCCGGTTCGCGTCGACGTCGACCGCCGCCCGCGCGTTCGTGATCGGTACAACATGGGCGGTTTCCCGTCGACCGTGTTTCTCGCGCCGAACGGTCAGGTCCTCACGGGGGCGGGCTACCTCGGTCCCGAGGGAATGCGACAGGTGCTCGACAGCGTCCGAACGATGTGGCAGACCAACGGAGCTGATGGCGGACGGGTTCCTCGTCCACTCCGGGAGGACAACCCTCCTGCGGGCGAACTCACGACCGACGTCGAAGCGGCGATGCTGGGTCAACTCACGGAAACGTACGACGATACCGCGGGCGGCTGGGGTGAGGGGCCGAAATTTCCGTTACCCGACGCGCTCGAGTTTTCTCTCAAACGCGACAGGGAGATGGCGCTACGGTCGTTCGACGCCGTCGGAGCGAACTTACTGGACGAGTACGATGGTGGGTTCTATCGCTTCGGGACCGAACGCGACTGGTCGGGGCTCCAGTACGAGAAGCTGCTCGATGCGAACGGGGCGCTCGTCCGGGCGTTCGCCAACGCCTATCTTCACACGGGCGACGACGGCTATCGCCGGCCCGCCGAGCGGACGATCGAATATCTGACGACGACGCTCTGGAACGGCGAGGTCGACGCGTTCGCCAGCAGCCAGGCACCCGGCTCGGACGCGGCTCACGGTCTCGACGCGACCGAGCGTTCGAGTGCTCCCGAGCCACCGATCGACGAGCGCGTTTTTTCCGGGCCGAACGCGCTGGCGATCGACGGGCTCTGTACCTACGTCGCCTACACGGACGACGAACGCGCCCGGCGATACGCCGAGCGGGCGCTCGAGACCCTCCGAACGGAGATGATCGACGACGGTGTCGTCGCTCACGTCCACGACGGTCACGATTCACAGCCGGAGACCGGACCAGCGGGCTTGCTTGCGAATCAGGCGCGCGTGGTGTCCGCGCTGACGACCGCTGGCAGTGTTCTCGAGACGAACGCACTCGAGGACGCGGTCGCAGTCGCTGATGCGACGATCGAACGTCTCCGGGACGGTGACTCGTTCGTCGATGCGTCGCCAGAACCCGTCGGTCTCCTCGATCGAACCCTCCGACCACTCGACTCGAACGTGGTCTTTGCTGACGCGTTGATCGATCTGTCGGTACAGACGGGCGACGATCGCTATCGGGCCGTCGCTCGCGAGACGCTCGAGGACTTCGCCGGGGCGAGCGATCGGTTCGGCGTTCAGGTCGCCCGCTATGCGACGGCAGTCTCTCGACTGCTCGAGGGGCCGCTGGTGGTTCTGGTCGGGGACGAAATCGGATCGGATTTACACCGTGGCGCGTTACGCCTCGCGGACCACGAGAAGATCGTCGTTCCGGAGGCGACGGACGAACTCGATCCTGGAACCGCTCGGATCGAACGGGGCGACGTTCACTCCGAAACCGCTGAAACTCCCTCTCAGTTGAGCCACCGGCTAGGGGCTATTCTCGAGGGAATCGAGGGCTAA
- a CDS encoding FxsA family protein, translating into MLRWIFALLLIPFLDAVILAIVVSQTTYIGWVGMVLLVVLTGLIGMLLVRAEGRRTLRKMQRSLAAGKPPTNELLDGGLLIAAGAFLLTPGLVTDAIGFLLVLPLSRIPIRAGLKRYVIVPYADKKTAGFASGTVWTYGFPEGDRSEDSATTANDGTYDLGEDAYSVDSTGGDSYTIDFGDESSTGSSSSEDGTDDRDPRAR; encoded by the coding sequence ATGCTCCGGTGGATCTTCGCGCTGTTGCTCATCCCGTTTCTCGACGCGGTGATCCTCGCGATCGTCGTCAGCCAGACGACTTACATCGGCTGGGTCGGGATGGTTCTGCTCGTCGTCCTGACGGGACTGATCGGAATGTTGCTCGTCCGCGCCGAGGGGCGACGAACCCTTCGAAAGATGCAACGATCGCTCGCAGCGGGAAAACCGCCGACGAACGAACTGCTGGATGGCGGGCTACTGATCGCCGCCGGTGCGTTCTTGCTCACGCCCGGTCTCGTGACCGACGCGATCGGGTTTCTACTCGTTCTCCCCCTCTCGAGGATCCCCATCCGTGCCGGTCTCAAACGCTACGTGATCGTCCCGTATGCGGACAAGAAGACGGCCGGCTTCGCGAGCGGGACCGTCTGGACGTACGGCTTTCCCGAAGGGGATCGATCGGAGGACTCCGCGACGACTGCGAACGATGGAACGTACGACCTCGGAGAGGACGCCTACTCCGTCGATTCGACCGGCGGGGATTCGTACACGATCGACTTCGGAGACGAATCATCGACCGGTTCCTCGAGTTCCGAAGACGGGACCGATGATCGCGACCCCCGCGCTCGCTAG
- a CDS encoding DUF7563 family protein — MREFYTLDTDRSACLHCGSHVTDRFGRVFGNDLDRTHRCGECDGYARSSRGSAAGIEVPIPDPETSPGRHGSEPDA, encoded by the coding sequence TTGCGTGAGTTCTACACCCTGGACACCGATCGATCGGCATGTCTACACTGTGGATCCCACGTCACCGATCGGTTCGGTCGCGTCTTCGGTAACGATCTCGACCGCACCCACCGCTGTGGCGAGTGCGACGGCTACGCTCGATCGAGTCGCGGCTCCGCCGCTGGGATCGAGGTTCCGATTCCGGATCCGGAGACGTCGCCGGGCCGACACGGAAGTGAGCCCGATGCGTAA
- the psmB gene encoding archaeal proteasome endopeptidase complex subunit beta, with amino-acid sequence MRTPIDDSEFSRTADQLDRSPDPYAPEIGSMPQNELTRADLDNVNKTGTTTIGITTTDGVVIATDMRASLGGRFVSNKNVQKVEQIHPTGALTMVGSVGGAQSFISSLRAEVNLFEARRGENMSIDALATLAGNFARGGPFFAIHPILGGVDDDGSHVYSIDPAGGVMEDDYTVTGSGMQLAYGHLEQAYEDDLSNDEATTVAARGIKSAAERDTGSGNGVFLCEITEEGVDIHGHHDFDDVI; translated from the coding sequence ATGCGAACACCCATAGACGACTCGGAGTTTTCCCGTACGGCAGATCAACTCGATCGCAGTCCGGACCCCTACGCGCCGGAGATCGGATCGATGCCACAGAACGAACTCACGCGCGCCGACCTAGACAACGTGAACAAGACCGGAACGACGACGATCGGAATCACGACGACCGACGGCGTCGTCATCGCCACGGACATGCGTGCGAGCCTGGGTGGACGGTTCGTCTCCAATAAGAACGTCCAGAAGGTCGAACAGATCCATCCGACGGGCGCGCTGACGATGGTCGGAAGCGTCGGCGGTGCCCAGTCGTTCATCTCGAGCCTTCGCGCGGAGGTCAACCTCTTCGAGGCCCGACGCGGCGAGAACATGAGCATTGACGCGCTGGCGACGCTCGCCGGAAACTTCGCCCGCGGCGGCCCGTTCTTCGCGATCCACCCGATCCTCGGCGGCGTCGACGACGACGGCAGTCACGTCTACAGCATCGATCCTGCGGGCGGCGTGATGGAAGACGACTACACCGTTACCGGCTCCGGAATGCAACTCGCCTACGGTCACTTAGAGCAGGCCTACGAGGACGACCTCTCGAACGACGAGGCGACGACCGTCGCCGCCCGCGGAATCAAATCCGCGGCCGAACGCGACACGGGCTCCGGCAACGGTGTCTTCCTCTGTGAGATCACCGAGGAGGGCGTCGACATCCACGGCCACCACGACTTCGACGACGTCATCTGA
- a CDS encoding TrmB family transcriptional regulator — protein sequence MASLRDLGLSEYEARAYRALLNTGPTTAKELSRASDVPMGRIYDVLNSIEQYNLVRSQTASRPKKYVAVEPSTALDRLLDDKRRELEEKAEQYESIVDDLSDELDAADPIEEQFWTAAVGPEETTDLLLERLAAADDHIVMVAADPVPERDMQTVSEDVTEELENALDRGVSVDVLMTREMIGTLSENVGERYRRTLQGRDDFDVRTNDDVTGSFNLIDDVELCIQVPNPLSSGDAFGMIDLKDPEFAATVHEEFVPRWTEAEPLEFS from the coding sequence ATGGCCAGTCTCAGGGATCTCGGGCTTTCTGAGTACGAAGCTCGAGCGTATCGCGCACTCTTGAACACGGGGCCCACAACGGCAAAGGAGTTGTCGCGAGCGAGCGACGTGCCGATGGGACGGATTTACGACGTGTTGAACAGTATCGAACAGTACAATCTCGTCCGGAGCCAGACCGCGAGTCGCCCGAAGAAGTACGTCGCAGTCGAACCCTCGACGGCGCTCGACCGGCTTCTCGACGACAAACGCCGCGAACTCGAGGAAAAGGCAGAACAGTACGAGTCGATCGTCGACGACCTCTCTGACGAGCTCGATGCGGCCGATCCGATCGAAGAGCAGTTCTGGACCGCCGCGGTCGGGCCCGAGGAGACGACCGATCTCCTGTTAGAGCGCCTCGCAGCCGCTGACGACCACATCGTGATGGTGGCTGCCGATCCGGTACCGGAGCGAGACATGCAGACCGTCAGCGAAGACGTCACCGAGGAACTCGAGAACGCACTCGACAGGGGCGTCTCGGTCGACGTGTTAATGACCCGCGAGATGATCGGGACGCTGTCGGAAAACGTGGGTGAGCGGTATCGTCGTACCCTTCAGGGTCGCGACGACTTCGACGTTCGGACGAACGACGACGTGACCGGCTCGTTCAATCTCATCGACGACGTCGAACTCTGCATTCAGGTTCCGAACCCACTCTCGTCGGGAGATGCGTTCGGAATGATCGATCTGAAGGACCCGGAGTTCGCCGCGACCGTCCACGAAGAGTTCGTTCCCAGATGGACCGAGGCCGAACCGCTCGAGTTCAGTTGA